From Cotesia glomerata isolate CgM1 linkage group LG2, MPM_Cglom_v2.3, whole genome shotgun sequence, a single genomic window includes:
- the LOC123259767 gene encoding WD repeat-containing protein 26 isoform X2: MMMQQASNGAAVSNVPQQNGANLDSSESHANGNAVPRCDGDVNGVNGESNQTLEPPKVMDKTNQDIVRLIGQHLKAVGLDRTADLLMQESGCRLDHPSAAKFRQHVMDGDWSKADRDLDELKSFLNNPNQSVVEMKFLLLEQKYLEFLEEGLVLEALHVLRNELTPLGHNTGRVHQLSAFMMCSGRDELQTRAGWDGKGSASRTALMDRLQRYLPPSIMLPPKRLQSLLCQAVEMQNQQCTYHITSNQPTLESVSLLVDHSCSKEHFPSYTTQVLNDHCDEVWYCKFSPDGLKLATGSKDMTLIIWDVDPETLKVTHRKTLEGHTYGVALIAWSPDSSHLIACGPEDCPELWLWNVDTPDCELKFKLTHSTEDSLTACAWHRDANKFVTGGLRGQFYQCDMDGNILDSWEGVRVKCLWCRSDGKTVLAADTHHRIRGYNFDELCDFTILQEDHPVMSFSVNKADRLVLLNVANQGVHLWDLQDRCLVRRFQGVTQGHFTIHSCFGGVNQDFIASGSEDHKVYVWHIKRELPIAVLTGHSRTVNCVSWNPVYHQMMASVSDDCTVRIWGPRSASPDRPDSTKTASPDSNSSNGSGWHEMVS, from the exons AT GATGATGCAGCAGGCGTCTAACGGGGCAGCGGTTTCCAACGTCCCGCAGCAAAATGGAGCTAATTTAGACAGTAGCGAGTCTCACGCAAACGGCAACGCGGTGCCTCGCTGTGACGGCGATGTCAATGGAGTTAATGGTGAGAGTAATCAAACTCTAGAACCGCCTAAAGTTATGGACAAAACGAATCAAGATATTGTAAGACTCATTGGCCAGCATTTGAAAGCAGTCGGACTTGa CCGAACTGCTGATTTGTTGATGCAAGAATCGGGATGTCGATTGGACCACCCGTCAGCGGCCAAGTTCCGCCAGCATGTAATGGACGGGGATTGGAGCAAAGCTGACCGCGATTTGGACGAGCTTAAGTCCTTTTTAAACAACCCGAACCAGAGTGTTGtggaaatgaaatttttattgctcgAACAAAAGTACCTGGAGTTTCTCGAAGAAGGCCTTGTTTTGGAGGCACTGCATGTGCTTCGCAACGAATTGACTCCTTTAGGACACAACACAGGACGTGTCCATCAGCTGTCGGCTTTTATGATGTGCAGCGGGCGAGATGAACTTCAG ACACGTGCTGGCTGGGACGGCAAAGGCTCAGCATCACGTACAGCTTTGATGGACAGATTACAAAGGTATTTACCACCATCGATAATGCTCCCTCCAAAGCGACTGCAGTCGCTGCTCTGCCAAGCCGTGGAGATGCAGAATCAGCAGTGTACCTATCACATTACATCGAATCAACCGACACTCGAGAGTGTCTCACTGCTGGTCGACCACAGCTGCAGTAAGGAACACTTTCCTTCTTACACAACCCAGGTGCTCAATGACCACTGTGATGAAGTATGGTACTGTAAATTCTCCCCGGATGGATTGAAACTAGCAACTGGCTCTAAAGACATGACCCTCATCATTTGGGACGTCGACCCA gaGACATTAAAAGTTACGCACAGAAAAACTCTAGAGGGTCATACCTACGGAGTAGCTTTGATTGCTTGGAGTCCAGACAGCAGTCACTTGATAGCTTGCGGACCCGAGGACTGTCCGGAGCTCTGGCTTTGGAATGTCGACACTCCAGACTGTGAATTGAAGTTTAAGCTGACTCACAGCACCGAGGACTCGCTGACTGCGTGTGCTTGGCATCGCGACGCCAACAAATTTGTTACTGGAGGCCTACGCGGACAATTTTACCAGTGTGACATGGACGGAAATATTCTTGACTCGTGGGAAGGCGTCAGAGTTAAGTGTCTGTGGTGTCGCAGCGATGGCAAGACCGTTTTAGCTGCTGACACTCATCATCGTATTCGGGGATACAATTTCGATGAACTTTGCGATTTTACAAT tCTTCAAGAGGATCATCCAGTGATGTCATTCAGCGTAAACAAGGCTGATCGGTTGGTGCTGCTAAATGTTGCCAACCAGGGCGTACACTTATGGGACCTGCAGGACAGATGCCTTGTCAGACGTTTCCAAGGCGTCACTCAAGGGCATTTTACAATTCATAGTTGCTTTGGTGGTGTCAATCAGGACTTTATCGCTTCTGGTAGTGAAg ATCATAAAGTCTATGTTTGGCACATTAAACGTGAACTGCCAATTGCTGTTTTAACTGGGCACAGTAGGACTGTTAATTGTGTATCATGGAATCCGGTGTATCATCAAATGATGGCTTCAGTATCTGATGATTGCACTGTACGGATATGGGGACCAAGATCAGCATCCCCGGATCGTCCAGACAGTACTAAAActg ccTCGCCAGACAGTAATTCGTCGAATGGAAGTGGCTGGCATGAAATGGTGTCGTAG
- the LOC123259767 gene encoding WD repeat-containing protein 26 isoform X3 translates to MMQQASNGAAVSNVPQQNGANLDSSESHANGNAVPRCDGDVNGVNGESNQTLEPPKVMDKTNQDIVRLIGQHLKAVGLDRTADLLMQESGCRLDHPSAAKFRQHVMDGDWSKADRDLDELKSFLNNPNQSVVEMKFLLLEQKYLEFLEEGLVLEALHVLRNELTPLGHNTGRVHQLSAFMMCSGRDELQTRAGWDGKGSASRTALMDRLQRYLPPSIMLPPKRLQSLLCQAVEMQNQQCTYHITSNQPTLESVSLLVDHSCSKEHFPSYTTQVLNDHCDEVWYCKFSPDGLKLATGSKDMTLIIWDVDPETLKVTHRKTLEGHTYGVALIAWSPDSSHLIACGPEDCPELWLWNVDTPDCELKFKLTHSTEDSLTACAWHRDANKFVTGGLRGQFYQCDMDGNILDSWEGVRVKCLWCRSDGKTVLAADTHHRIRGYNFDELCDFTILQEDHPVMSFSVNKADRLVLLNVANQGVHLWDLQDRCLVRRFQGVTQGHFTIHSCFGGVNQDFIASGSEDHKVYVWHIKRELPIAVLTGHSRTVNCVSWNPVYHQMMASVSDDCTVRIWGPRSASPDRPDSTKTASPDSNSSNGSGWHEMVS, encoded by the exons ATGATGCAGCAGGCGTCTAACGGGGCAGCGGTTTCCAACGTCCCGCAGCAAAATGGAGCTAATTTAGACAGTAGCGAGTCTCACGCAAACGGCAACGCGGTGCCTCGCTGTGACGGCGATGTCAATGGAGTTAATGGTGAGAGTAATCAAACTCTAGAACCGCCTAAAGTTATGGACAAAACGAATCAAGATATTGTAAGACTCATTGGCCAGCATTTGAAAGCAGTCGGACTTGa CCGAACTGCTGATTTGTTGATGCAAGAATCGGGATGTCGATTGGACCACCCGTCAGCGGCCAAGTTCCGCCAGCATGTAATGGACGGGGATTGGAGCAAAGCTGACCGCGATTTGGACGAGCTTAAGTCCTTTTTAAACAACCCGAACCAGAGTGTTGtggaaatgaaatttttattgctcgAACAAAAGTACCTGGAGTTTCTCGAAGAAGGCCTTGTTTTGGAGGCACTGCATGTGCTTCGCAACGAATTGACTCCTTTAGGACACAACACAGGACGTGTCCATCAGCTGTCGGCTTTTATGATGTGCAGCGGGCGAGATGAACTTCAG ACACGTGCTGGCTGGGACGGCAAAGGCTCAGCATCACGTACAGCTTTGATGGACAGATTACAAAGGTATTTACCACCATCGATAATGCTCCCTCCAAAGCGACTGCAGTCGCTGCTCTGCCAAGCCGTGGAGATGCAGAATCAGCAGTGTACCTATCACATTACATCGAATCAACCGACACTCGAGAGTGTCTCACTGCTGGTCGACCACAGCTGCAGTAAGGAACACTTTCCTTCTTACACAACCCAGGTGCTCAATGACCACTGTGATGAAGTATGGTACTGTAAATTCTCCCCGGATGGATTGAAACTAGCAACTGGCTCTAAAGACATGACCCTCATCATTTGGGACGTCGACCCA gaGACATTAAAAGTTACGCACAGAAAAACTCTAGAGGGTCATACCTACGGAGTAGCTTTGATTGCTTGGAGTCCAGACAGCAGTCACTTGATAGCTTGCGGACCCGAGGACTGTCCGGAGCTCTGGCTTTGGAATGTCGACACTCCAGACTGTGAATTGAAGTTTAAGCTGACTCACAGCACCGAGGACTCGCTGACTGCGTGTGCTTGGCATCGCGACGCCAACAAATTTGTTACTGGAGGCCTACGCGGACAATTTTACCAGTGTGACATGGACGGAAATATTCTTGACTCGTGGGAAGGCGTCAGAGTTAAGTGTCTGTGGTGTCGCAGCGATGGCAAGACCGTTTTAGCTGCTGACACTCATCATCGTATTCGGGGATACAATTTCGATGAACTTTGCGATTTTACAAT tCTTCAAGAGGATCATCCAGTGATGTCATTCAGCGTAAACAAGGCTGATCGGTTGGTGCTGCTAAATGTTGCCAACCAGGGCGTACACTTATGGGACCTGCAGGACAGATGCCTTGTCAGACGTTTCCAAGGCGTCACTCAAGGGCATTTTACAATTCATAGTTGCTTTGGTGGTGTCAATCAGGACTTTATCGCTTCTGGTAGTGAAg ATCATAAAGTCTATGTTTGGCACATTAAACGTGAACTGCCAATTGCTGTTTTAACTGGGCACAGTAGGACTGTTAATTGTGTATCATGGAATCCGGTGTATCATCAAATGATGGCTTCAGTATCTGATGATTGCACTGTACGGATATGGGGACCAAGATCAGCATCCCCGGATCGTCCAGACAGTACTAAAActg ccTCGCCAGACAGTAATTCGTCGAATGGAAGTGGCTGGCATGAAATGGTGTCGTAG
- the LOC123259767 gene encoding WD repeat-containing protein 26 isoform X1, producing the protein MDNYRMMQQASNGAAVSNVPQQNGANLDSSESHANGNAVPRCDGDVNGVNGESNQTLEPPKVMDKTNQDIVRLIGQHLKAVGLDRTADLLMQESGCRLDHPSAAKFRQHVMDGDWSKADRDLDELKSFLNNPNQSVVEMKFLLLEQKYLEFLEEGLVLEALHVLRNELTPLGHNTGRVHQLSAFMMCSGRDELQTRAGWDGKGSASRTALMDRLQRYLPPSIMLPPKRLQSLLCQAVEMQNQQCTYHITSNQPTLESVSLLVDHSCSKEHFPSYTTQVLNDHCDEVWYCKFSPDGLKLATGSKDMTLIIWDVDPETLKVTHRKTLEGHTYGVALIAWSPDSSHLIACGPEDCPELWLWNVDTPDCELKFKLTHSTEDSLTACAWHRDANKFVTGGLRGQFYQCDMDGNILDSWEGVRVKCLWCRSDGKTVLAADTHHRIRGYNFDELCDFTILQEDHPVMSFSVNKADRLVLLNVANQGVHLWDLQDRCLVRRFQGVTQGHFTIHSCFGGVNQDFIASGSEDHKVYVWHIKRELPIAVLTGHSRTVNCVSWNPVYHQMMASVSDDCTVRIWGPRSASPDRPDSTKTASPDSNSSNGSGWHEMVS; encoded by the exons ATGGACAATTATCG GATGATGCAGCAGGCGTCTAACGGGGCAGCGGTTTCCAACGTCCCGCAGCAAAATGGAGCTAATTTAGACAGTAGCGAGTCTCACGCAAACGGCAACGCGGTGCCTCGCTGTGACGGCGATGTCAATGGAGTTAATGGTGAGAGTAATCAAACTCTAGAACCGCCTAAAGTTATGGACAAAACGAATCAAGATATTGTAAGACTCATTGGCCAGCATTTGAAAGCAGTCGGACTTGa CCGAACTGCTGATTTGTTGATGCAAGAATCGGGATGTCGATTGGACCACCCGTCAGCGGCCAAGTTCCGCCAGCATGTAATGGACGGGGATTGGAGCAAAGCTGACCGCGATTTGGACGAGCTTAAGTCCTTTTTAAACAACCCGAACCAGAGTGTTGtggaaatgaaatttttattgctcgAACAAAAGTACCTGGAGTTTCTCGAAGAAGGCCTTGTTTTGGAGGCACTGCATGTGCTTCGCAACGAATTGACTCCTTTAGGACACAACACAGGACGTGTCCATCAGCTGTCGGCTTTTATGATGTGCAGCGGGCGAGATGAACTTCAG ACACGTGCTGGCTGGGACGGCAAAGGCTCAGCATCACGTACAGCTTTGATGGACAGATTACAAAGGTATTTACCACCATCGATAATGCTCCCTCCAAAGCGACTGCAGTCGCTGCTCTGCCAAGCCGTGGAGATGCAGAATCAGCAGTGTACCTATCACATTACATCGAATCAACCGACACTCGAGAGTGTCTCACTGCTGGTCGACCACAGCTGCAGTAAGGAACACTTTCCTTCTTACACAACCCAGGTGCTCAATGACCACTGTGATGAAGTATGGTACTGTAAATTCTCCCCGGATGGATTGAAACTAGCAACTGGCTCTAAAGACATGACCCTCATCATTTGGGACGTCGACCCA gaGACATTAAAAGTTACGCACAGAAAAACTCTAGAGGGTCATACCTACGGAGTAGCTTTGATTGCTTGGAGTCCAGACAGCAGTCACTTGATAGCTTGCGGACCCGAGGACTGTCCGGAGCTCTGGCTTTGGAATGTCGACACTCCAGACTGTGAATTGAAGTTTAAGCTGACTCACAGCACCGAGGACTCGCTGACTGCGTGTGCTTGGCATCGCGACGCCAACAAATTTGTTACTGGAGGCCTACGCGGACAATTTTACCAGTGTGACATGGACGGAAATATTCTTGACTCGTGGGAAGGCGTCAGAGTTAAGTGTCTGTGGTGTCGCAGCGATGGCAAGACCGTTTTAGCTGCTGACACTCATCATCGTATTCGGGGATACAATTTCGATGAACTTTGCGATTTTACAAT tCTTCAAGAGGATCATCCAGTGATGTCATTCAGCGTAAACAAGGCTGATCGGTTGGTGCTGCTAAATGTTGCCAACCAGGGCGTACACTTATGGGACCTGCAGGACAGATGCCTTGTCAGACGTTTCCAAGGCGTCACTCAAGGGCATTTTACAATTCATAGTTGCTTTGGTGGTGTCAATCAGGACTTTATCGCTTCTGGTAGTGAAg ATCATAAAGTCTATGTTTGGCACATTAAACGTGAACTGCCAATTGCTGTTTTAACTGGGCACAGTAGGACTGTTAATTGTGTATCATGGAATCCGGTGTATCATCAAATGATGGCTTCAGTATCTGATGATTGCACTGTACGGATATGGGGACCAAGATCAGCATCCCCGGATCGTCCAGACAGTACTAAAActg ccTCGCCAGACAGTAATTCGTCGAATGGAAGTGGCTGGCATGAAATGGTGTCGTAG